AGGCCATGTCCCGGCAGGCCTCCGAAATCACATAGAGATCATCGTTCGACACCGCGTCGACGACCACATGGGCCACGCCTTGCCCGCGCAGCTCGGCCATGCGGTCGCGCAACGCATCGGCGCCCTTCTCGACCACCAAACGGTTGGCCAGCCCCACGGGGCGTGTGACCTGCGGCTCCAACAGACGCACCAGATTGCTGTCGCGCATCGGGGTCAGCGGGTGGTCCTTCATCGGGCTCTCGGCCAAGGGCTGCTCGCCCACGAACAGGTTGCCCATGAAAATCGCGCGGCCATTCTCGGGAAAAGCCGGGCAGTAGATCGTCTGATCCGCCCCGATCGCCTGCATCAGCGCCTCGGCGACGGGGCCGATATTGCCCTCGGCCGTGGAATCGAAGGTCGAGCAGTATTTCCAGAAAAATCGGCCCGCTCCTGCCGCATTTAGCCAGTCCAGCGCGGCGAGGCATTCCGCCACCGCATCGTCCACCGGGGAAGTCCGGCATTTCAGCGCGATCACCTCGAAGGCGGCGGTGTCAGACGGGGCTTCATCAGGCACGCCCATGCGCAGGTTCACCTTGACGCCGGACCGCGCCAGCAGGCCCGCAAGGTCGGTCGCCCCGGTGAAATCGTCCGCGATGCAGCCGAGAACCGTCATTCCATGCCCGGAAGCGTCACGCCGCCCTTGCGCGCCAGCAACTTGGCCACGGCGGCGTCATCCTCCAGCCCCATCCCTGCCTCGGCGGCCTCCTTGAACAGCGCCAGCGCTGTATCGGAGAGTGGCACGGGGTGCTCGCCCGCTTCACCGGTTACAATGCCGAGGTCCTTGATGAAGATGTTGACTGCCGAATGAGGCGTGTAGTCGCCATTGACGATATGCGCGCCACGGTTGCCGAACATCCAGGAGTTGCCGGCGCATTCCTGGATGACCTCATGCAGCATCTTCAGATCAAGCCCCAGCTTCGCGCCCAACGTCAGCGCCTCGGCGGCGGCGGCGATATGCACACCTGCAAGCAGCTGGTTGATCATCTTCACCTCGGAGCCTTTGCCCGGCGCGTCGCCGAGCCGGTAGACCTTGGTGGCGATCGCGTCGAGCGCGCCGCCTGCCTTTTGGAACGCGTCCTCCGATCCCGAGGCCATGATGGTCATCTCGCCCGACAGCGCCTTGGCCGAGCCCCCGGAGACCGGCGCATCGAGCGACAGCATGCCCGCTTCCGTCAGACGGGTGCCAAGCTCCACCGCGCGGGACGGCTCCATGGTGACGCAAAGCACGAAAACCGTGCCGGGCTGGGCCGCCACGACGGCACCGCCGCGGCCAAACAGCACCTCGTGGGCCTGATCGCCGTTCACCACGAACAGGAAGACCACATCCGCTTTCACGCAGGCCGCGCCTGCGTTGCCGAACGGGGTCCCACCCACGGCTGCGAATTTCTCCAACACGTCGGAGCGCACATCGGCCCCTTGTGTCACAATCCCAGCCTTTAGAAGCGACATCGCCGCGCCCCAGCCCATTGACCCCAGCCCGATCACGGCTGCAGTTAAGTCTTGTCCCATGCGATACCCCTCATGACCGCAACCCACGGTCAGTAGGGAATTTTTTGGCGGATTGCCGTCGCCAAGTCAATCAATGCGCAGGGCACGCACGAAAAAGCCCCGCCCGCATGTTACTGCGAACGGGGCCAGATCTGAAAGGCGGGTGTTTACTCGGCCTTCTGCGCCTCGACCGAGATGCGCACCTCGACCTCGTCGCTCACCGCCGGGGCAAACGCGCCCACGCCGAAATCAGAGCGCAAGAGCGTCGTGGTGGCATCAAAGCCCAGCCACGGCTTGCTGGCCATCGGGTGCGTGTCGGCCTTGTTCAGCGTGGCGTCCAGAACCACCGATTTGGTCACATCGTTCATCGACAGATCGCCGGTGATCTTGGCAGTGTTATCGCCGGTCACCTCAATGCCGGTGGAGGTGAAGGTCACAAGATCGCCATCCTCCGCGCCGAAGAAGTCGCCGGACATGAAGTGGCCGTCGCGCTGCTCCCAGCCGGTAAACATGGATTTCACCGGCATCGACACGGTGACCGAGGACGCGGCCGGGTCGGCCTCGTCGAACATGATCTCGCCCTCGAAGCCCGAGAACATCCCGTAGGTGGTCGAGAAGCCAAGGTGGTTGTAGCTGAACACAACCTGACTGTGGCTCGAGTCGAGCGTGTATTTCTCGGCTGCAAACGCGCCGGAGGCTGCGGTCAGGGCAAAGGCAGAGGCAAGGAGGATGGACTTCATGGGAATGGGACCTTTCGGGGTTGTTGACGTTACGGCGTAAGATTGGCCTTTCGCGGCAAAAGGCAACTCGGTGAAGGTCAACAGATTGTGTGCGCGGATCGCTAGCTGGCCTGTGCGCCAACGCGCGAAAGGGAAAGGCTTGCGTGTCCGGGCAACCCTGCTATACGCAGGCTTCCTTCGCATACTTCTTTCATTGCGGTGCCCCTCGTGACCGGGCTGCGAAGGCGAAACAACCGGTCTTTGAAGCACGCCGATAACATAGAGGACTACGCACATGCCGCTCTACGAGCACGTGTTTATTTCGCGCCAGGACCTGAGCAACACCCAAGCCGAGGGGCTCATCGAGCACTTCGGGGCCGTATTGGCTGACAACGGTGGCAAGGTCGTTGAGCACGAATACTGGGGCCTGAAAACCATGGCCT
The nucleotide sequence above comes from Litoreibacter ponti. Encoded proteins:
- the ltnD gene encoding L-threonate dehydrogenase, which gives rise to MGQDLTAAVIGLGSMGWGAAMSLLKAGIVTQGADVRSDVLEKFAAVGGTPFGNAGAACVKADVVFLFVVNGDQAHEVLFGRGGAVVAAQPGTVFVLCVTMEPSRAVELGTRLTEAGMLSLDAPVSGGSAKALSGEMTIMASGSEDAFQKAGGALDAIATKVYRLGDAPGKGSEVKMINQLLAGVHIAAAAEALTLGAKLGLDLKMLHEVIQECAGNSWMFGNRGAHIVNGDYTPHSAVNIFIKDLGIVTGEAGEHPVPLSDTALALFKEAAEAGMGLEDDAAVAKLLARKGGVTLPGME
- the otnK gene encoding 3-oxo-tetronate kinase, whose translation is MTVLGCIADDFTGATDLAGLLARSGVKVNLRMGVPDEAPSDTAAFEVIALKCRTSPVDDAVAECLAALDWLNAAGAGRFFWKYCSTFDSTAEGNIGPVAEALMQAIGADQTIYCPAFPENGRAIFMGNLFVGEQPLAESPMKDHPLTPMRDSNLVRLLEPQVTRPVGLANRLVVEKGADALRDRMAELRGQGVAHVVVDAVSNDDLYVISEACRDMAFLTGGSAVAMALPELYLRDGTLAADAEKMQPPTLAPASIVLSGSCSAMTRAQVAEYLQQADGFRLDPLELAQHGPQAALEWLEAQPLDAQKIIYATAEPAQVKAAQDTLGVAQAGCVVEDALAAIALRARDLGARRFVVAGGETSGAVTKALGVRQLTIGAEIAPGVPWCFAESDGAQIAITLKSGNFGAETFFADALAKL
- a CDS encoding YceI family protein, with the translated sequence MKSILLASAFALTAASGAFAAEKYTLDSSHSQVVFSYNHLGFSTTYGMFSGFEGEIMFDEADPAASSVTVSMPVKSMFTGWEQRDGHFMSGDFFGAEDGDLVTFTSTGIEVTGDNTAKITGDLSMNDVTKSVVLDATLNKADTHPMASKPWLGFDATTTLLRSDFGVGAFAPAVSDEVEVRISVEAQKAE